The genomic segment CACATTTGCGCAGTGCAGCCTGCTGGGGTCGGTCTTCGTGCAGTGCCGGCTGCGCCCGGTCACATTCGACGAGGTGGATTTCACGCTGGCGGTGCTTGGCGGCAATGACCTGCGCGGCGTCGACCTGAGTGGCTGCCGGCTGCGCGAGACCAGCCTGGTGGAGACTGACCTGCGCAAGGCCGTGCTGCGCGGCGCCGACCTCTCCGGCGCGCGGACCACCGGCACCCGGCTCGACGACGCCGACCTGCGCGGCGCGACAGCGGATCCGGCGTTGTGGCGCACCGCCACGCTGACCGGTGTGCGGGTGGACGTGCCCCAGGCGATGGCGTTCGCGTTGGCGCACGGGCTTCGTTTAGACGGGGCCTGAACGCCACATCGGACTAGCGCCCGGTTAACGG from the Mycobacterium lentiflavum genome contains:
- a CDS encoding pentapeptide repeat-containing protein, with amino-acid sequence MQQWADCEFTGRDFRDEDLGRLCTERVVFSECDFSGVNLAESVHRGSAFRNCKFERTTLWHSTFAQCSLLGSVFVQCRLRPVTFDEVDFTLAVLGGNDLRGVDLSGCRLRETSLVETDLRKAVLRGADLSGARTTGTRLDDADLRGATADPALWRTATLTGVRVDVPQAMAFALAHGLRLDGA